The genomic DNA TTTCTTAAACTGTTCATTATGTCTGGTGACTAAAGGGTTTAAAAGCAGTCTAATATCATCTAATTGTTTCTGCGGCGTGCGGCCATCGGGAGTTAATAAATTAACCTTTGCCTCTACCTGCTGTTTTAATGCAGCAACGCGCACCATAAAAAATTCATCTAAGTTAGAACTAAAAATAGCCAAAAATTTCAGGCGTTCTAATAGAGGTGTCCGTTCATCACAAGCCTCATGTAAGACTCTAGTGTTAAACTCTAACCAGCTTAACTCGCGGTTAATATAGTATTGCGTATCACTTAAATCAATAGTAGGGGTAATTTTTTTAGATTTTGGCATGGTTATTTAAAGACTAGTAGATTTCACGCAGCACAAGGTAGACAATCAGTTAACTTAATTAAGTTAATTACTATAGTAATTTTTGGTTAAGAAATATTTAACACTTTGGAAATATGTTTCAAGCAACCCGTCGCCGTCTTGCCCTTTGGTACACTGCTGTTACTGCTATCTTACTACTCTTGTTTGCCACTGGAGTATATTTATATGTCCGCAGCACCCTGGTAGAAAGAATTGACGATACCTTAAATCATGTAGTGGAAGTAGTAGAAAGATCCCTGGTGATTGAACCTGTTAACTTCCAAGCTAATAAATTGCGGGTAAATATAGAAGCCAGTTTTCGTAATAATGCGGATAACGGCGAAGATGACCGGATTGACCTAGAATGGTTTAGCCCCACCGGTGAATTACAGTGGTCTACTTTTTCTGAACCGTTGCATATTCCCATTCATGGTCATCGTATTGGTGAAACCGTGCGCTTAGTGGGAATGGGGGGATGGGGAGACTCAGAACTGTTATTAAGACAAGTTACCCATCGAGTAGAAATGGGAAGACAGGTTTTAGGATATCTGCGTGTTAGTCATCCTTGGTTTGAGGTTACTAAACCCAGTCGTCAGTTAATTTTTGATTTAGCTTTGGGTAGTGGTTTAATGGTGCTTTCAGTAGCTGCAAGTGGTTGGTTTCTTTCTGGTAAAGCGATGGAACCGGTGGGGGAGTCTTATCAACGTCTCAAGCAGTTTACCGCTGATGCTTCCCATGAACTGAGAAGTCCTATTGCTTTAATACAGACTAATGTCCAAGTGGCACTGGCTGATTTAGACTTAGAATCTAGTAATATTTCTGATTATCGTCAACAATTAAGGTTAATAGAAAGAATAACTCAGCGTTTGGGTAGATTAGTCAATGATTTATTATTTCTAGCACGACAAGATAGTGGAATTAGTCAAGATGTTTTTTCTTCTTGTCCCTTGGATGCTTTACTGATAGAAGTGGTGGAAGAACAACAAGTTTTAGCTAAAGAGAAAGCTATTACCCTCACTCTCAATTTAGTTGATCCTCCCTTAGAACTAGATCCAGAGTTACAAGAAAATTGGCTAACTTTAATAGGGAATTGGGATGAATTAGTGAGATTATTTACAAATTTAATTGGTAATGCTTTGCAATATACACCTACCCAGGGAAGTGTAGAGGTGGAATTACAGCGACTTGTAGGAATTCGTTACAGTGTTTCTTATTTACAAATTAAAATCAGTGATACGGGAGTTGGTATTCCTGGTGAGTCCTTACCTCAGTTATTTGACAGATTTTACCGTGTAGATCCAGCGCGTACCCATCAAGGTCGGGAAAGTCAGAAAATTACCACTGGTTCTGGTTTGGGTTTAGCGATCGCTCAAGCTATTGTAGAACATCATCAAGGTCAAATCCAAGTTGATAGTATTGTTGGGAAAGGTACTACTTTTACTGTGATTTTACCAGTTAGTTTTGACTAGGTAATAGGTAATAGGTAATAGGTAATAACTGCTATATATTCAACATTTGTTTCTTGAGGTAGAGGGAGACAAATATATTTACTTATTAGTCTGAATATAGTGCAACATGAAAAATAATAACTATAGGAAAATATGCCAATTGCGATTAGAAATGATATTACCTACACCTTACTAAAAAAAATCAAAGAAACTGGTGAAGGGATGCACGAGGTACATTTTCATCAAAATGATTTTCCCAGCCATAGAATTACAATATCTGATTTTTTGGGACATTTAGATTATTTAAACCAAAAGCATTATATTAATGCTGAGTTTACAGGTAATGCCTACGCAACGCAAGCAGATGTTCCTGATTTAGTTCATCCCCAAGAATTTGATTTGCGAATTGCTAATACTCTAGGCGCACCGGATGGACCTTTACCGCATTTAATAACTTTTAAAAAAGCGGAAATGACAGAAAAAGGACAAAAGCTATTAGAGAAATTAGAAGTTAATCCCCCAATCATTTCAGATGAGAAACAAACAATTGCTATTGCCGAAAAAGATTTACCTTTTTTAGAAAAAGTCATGGTTAAAAGTGGCTTATCAGATATTTTTGATGCCAGAGATTTAACGGAAGTTGTTTTTCGGGTCATGCGGGATTTAATGACTACGGAAGCTGCTGATAGAGTAGAAGCAGAACTACATGAAGCGGCAGAAATAAGTGAAGATAAATCTCTGCAATTAGAAATTGCTGATTTGTGGCATGATACTAACCCAATTGTATCATTTTTAAGCCGGATACGTCCACCTTTACAACCGAGAGGAATCTTTAGAGGAATTGATAGCGATCGCTTTTTATTCCGAGTCGCAAATGAAGGGGGAATGCCTAGTAATGTCAATGTAGAAAAGGTAATTAAAGCTGTATTTTCTGCCACAAAAAATGAACTATCAGCAGCAAGAATTCAAGAAATTTCTACTTGGTTACCTGATAAAATTCGCCAACTTTGGGAACAAGCATAAGCAGCTGATAGTTTCAGACAGAAATAAATCTAAAATATAAGATCAGATAACAGGAGAAAATATGATGATTTTTCACCAAAAAGCTCAAGTTTTGGGGATTATTTGTGGTGGTTTGTTGATGAGTTTACCAGCCATTTCTCAAGTAGCAATGGCTCAAAAAATTGTACAACCATTGACTCCTAAAGTTAATCCTTGTCCCGGTATTTTTTATGAAGAACCTCATAACTATCGGGTATTAGTTCCCGTTGGATGTCCTCCTAATGCTTTTACTTTACGCTTGATGGAATTAGGAATTATTCCTTTTATTATTACTCCGTTTCCAGATCAAAATAGATTCGGTGTTGGTGGTGAAGCACCTTCTCTGCTTAATCCCAATCCGAGTATTTTTAATGAACCACCTTATAATCAATTTGAACGTCTTGATCCACAAAGCAATTTACAATCAGCATTACCAACCCGTCCTCCTGTTACTTTATTACCACCCCCAGTAACAGCACAAAGACAAGATCCCATTACTAAAATTGCTTTAGCAAATGGCAAAGCAAATATTAAATTAATCAATAATACGAATGCAAAAATCTCTTATCAAGTAATTGGTGACACACCACCAAGAATTTTATCTGGTCAGTCAAATGTTACCCTACGAGATTTAAGTACACCAGCGACGGTGACATTTCAAAGGGAAGATGGGGGACTGTTGATGGTGACACCTGAACCTGCTTCAGAAATAGGAAGTTTAGAGGTGAGATTACAGGAAACTACAGATATTAACCAGGATAGAAATGCTATGAGAATTCAGAGTAATGGTTCAGTGTTTTTGAATTAATCCCAGCAGCAGTTAAATAGTAATGATAATGAATGATCAACAAAAAAAAGGGGGATAATTCAAGATTGTCCCCTTTTATATATGTGAATAATTTATAATCGCTCATTGAAATTTGTAATTACAAACTACAAATTGTCGTCTATGGGATCTGAAGATTGTTCCGTTATCGGTACTGGAGTAAATGATGGCGTAGGTAGTAAGTCCGGGGTTGCTACGGGTGCTGGTGGTGGCATCAAAAATCTTTTCCAAGTTCGGATTTGTTGTTGAGCATCTGTATAAGCTGAACTACCACGAGGAACTAACCTAGCTGTCTCAATACCTCTAGTAATATCAGATGTGCTTTGAGAAATTGCTATTTGTAAGATTTGCTGACTCCATTGATCAATTGCTACGTTGACATCCATGCGGAGGATGTTACGGCTAGATACTTGATCAGCTAACCGGATGGCTTCTACTAAAGCTTCTGGTGTACCAGTAACGGCTACTTGTCTAGCTTTTCTCCAGTTGTCTCTAGCACGAATTTGTTCTTGCCAAGAATCAATATCTGTTTGTGCTTCACCTGCGAGCGCCCTGCCAGAATTGGCTAATCTTCGAGCTTTACTAATTGCGGTATTCAAATCTCCACTAGATGCGGCCATCCTAGCTTCGTCTAGGTAAGGTTGGTCTTGGATGCGTTGTATTTGCGCTGTCCAGTTCTTAATTTTTTTCTGTGCTGCTGGATATAATGCACGACCAGAGCGGATTTGACTGGCTTCGGCGATCGCTGCTTGTAGGGAGACGGGATCTACTAAGAGAGCCATTTGTTCAGCCCGGTCTAAAAAAGGTTGATCTTCTATAGATTCTACCTGTGAACGCCAGCGGCTCATTTCTGTTCTAGCTTCTTGAGCGCGGGGGTTATTGTTGGGAATCATTTGGGCTTCGGAAATAGCCGCATTTAAATAATTTATTGTACCTTGACTAGCTAGATTTCTAGCTTTATCTAAGCGAGAAACATCTTCAATTTCTATTTGCCAACGACTAATTAATTCCTGTGCTTGATTGTATATTTCCCTAGAAGCGTCTATTTGTTGAGCTTGGGAAATGGCTACTTCTAAACCAGTAACTGTACCTACCCAAGCACTGCGTTTTGCTTCACCCAAAACAATGAAATCATCAATTTCTGATTGTAATGACGGAATTGAGGGAATTTGTCTAGCTATTTCTAAAGCTCTATCGGCATCTCGTCGTTTCATTCTCGCTTCGGCCAAGTCCAGGATTTTGCGGCCAAAATCAGGAATCAACTCTTGGGCTTTTTGATGTAGATAACTATTGGAACTAATGGAGTTGGCTAATTTAATCGCTTCTAGTAAGTTATCTACTGAACGTCTTCTAGCTAAACTTTCAGCTTGATCAAGTTTATCGCCATCTTCCCTGGCTGTGACAATAATATTATTTAGTTCATCATATTTTGTTGTTGACCAATATCTATTATTGACCCGTAAAAGTTTGGCTGAGAGCATAAAAGCTGATTGCCAACGTCTTTCTTGTAGTTCTGTTTCTGATTTCTGGTAAATTTCCTCTGCTTTTGACCAGATGGATTGCCATTTGGTAATTTGCTCTTCGACTATGCTGCGAGCTTCTAGGTTTTCAGGAATTTGTCTAGCAGTAGCGATCGCCTCATCCAAGTTCCCAGATTGAAAACTCTGATCGGCTAACTGGAGAATATCCCTAGACCACTCTTCCAGCAAATCATTAATCTGCCCTCTGAGTGGGTGATCCTTGGGTAAATCTCGGACTAAGGCGATCGCTTGCAGTAAATCATTGACATTTTGCTTAGAAGCCGCTAGGGAAGCACAATGTAACCTCACTGAAGCACTGGCTAACGGCCAAAATATTTGTGGACAATTGGGTGCTGATGGTAGTTTGAGCAGCATAGACATAGAAATAAATCCTATGCCACTAGGAACTACAGTTAATACTATTGACCACAATACCCAACTTTTCATCCAACGAGGCAATTTTTCAACTATACCGTTGATGTTAAATTTTGGCTCTGAGTGATTTGTGGGCAAGGTTTCTGAATTTTTATCTTGTTGTTGCGTCACTGATTTTAAGTTGTAACCAGTAGCTGGGACACCAGATGATTGAGTTGTCCCGACTTCTGGAGTTCGGGATAATTGTGTACTTTGATCCGGCTTTCTAGCTCTGGTTGGAGACCAATTATTTGAAATATCCCGTTCTGTCATCTCACACACCAAAGTAATTAAATAGGAATTTAGGTCAAACTGAGAATTCCATTTTTGCCATACTAACTTGCTTTTCGGTCATTAAAAAGCTATTTTTTTCATAATCTATCCCCATAGATATCATTTGCAACTAAAAAAATTAGTATTTTTCTATACTTGACTAGATGATGATGCTTCCGTTCGTAAATCCACAATTAGTTGATTCAAGTGTTCACTATTAGCTTGGTAAACATTGCCACAAAAATCACAAGTTGCCTCTGCACCATCATCTTTGATCATCATATCTTCTAGTTCTGCTTCCCCTAATATTTTCAATGCTCCCAAAACTTTTTCAAAGGAACAACCACAATGAAAGCGCAACATTTGAGTGTCTGAGAAAATGCTTAATTCCATATCTCCTAAAAGATCATGAAAAATTTCCGGTAAGGTTTTCCCAGCTTGTAATAATGGCGTAAACCCCGATAAAGCAGAAACCCGTGATTCTAATGTGGCGACTAAGGCTTCATCTCTGGCAGCTTTTGGTAAAACTTGTATGAGTATCCCTCCAGCAGCAGTCACACCTTCTGATCCTACAAATACACCCAAAACTAAAGCTGAAGGTGTTTGCTCTGAACTTACCAGATAATGAGCTATATCGTCACCAATTTCTCCAGAAACTAATTGAACCGTACTAGAGTAAGGATATCCATAACCAATGTCTCTGACAACGTAGAGGTAGCCGTTACCCACAGCACCACCAACATCTAGTTTACCTTTGGCATTGGGAGGTAGTTCTACGGATGGATTTTGTACATAACCTCTAACTGTACCATCCAAACCTGCGTCTACTAATATACCACCCAGTGGTCCATCCCCTTTGACTCGCACATTCACCCTAGAACCATGACGTTTCATGCTGGAAGCCATTAGTAACCCTGCGGACATTGTTCTTCCCAATGCTGCTGTGGCTACGTAAGATAGCTTATGGCGCACCCGTGCTTCTTCGGTTAAACGTGTGGTTAATACTCCCACCGCTCTAATTCCTCCACCGGCTGCTGTCGCTCTAATTAGTTGATCTGCCATGAAAAACCTTACAATTCTTAACAAGATACTTTTATATTGTAAGTTCTCTGGGGGCAGGTGACAGGTGCTACGCCACGGTGACAGTTAAAGAACCAATTACAAACTAATTATGCTAGGTACTTTTCAACAAAGCCAAATCAGAATTGAAATTGCAGCATCCGCTGATGCTATTCACGATAGTTTATTAATTCCTACACAGCTACAAAAATGGTTAGTCGGACAAAGTTTTTCTTTGGGAATGCCGGAGAAATTAACATCAGGATTTGATTTTACTACTTATACAGGTTTAGTTCCCATTCACCATCATGTAGATGTGGCAAGAAATAATTGTTTGCGGTTAATTCTCAGTGGGGGAATTGATGGTTTTCATGAGTGGTATTGGGGTGATGGTTGGGTACAGTCCCGGTTGGAAGGGATATCAATGTTACCTTTGGATTTAGGTCAGACTGCGAGTTTGTTAAGTTTGAGAGAGTTTTTAACGGGTAAGAAGGGATAAGAATTTTTTGCCCGCAAAAACGCAAAGGTTTAAAGTTTATTTTTGGGGTGTGTTCAAGATGCGGAGGTTTTTTGGATGCACCTTGTTATTTTTTGTTAGGTAATTTGTTTATGGAGTCAATGATGATGTTTTCTTCTCCTTTGGTTTTACAAATGCCTGCTTCTATGACTGATGATCAATTTTTTGAGTTTTGTCAGTTAAATGGTGATTTGAAGATTGAAAGAAATAAGTTTGGGGAAATTTCTATTATGCCACCTACGGGTTCGGAAACAGGAAATCGTAATTTTAATCTTGCTGGACAGTTATATGTTTGGTCTGAAAAAGATGGGACGGGAATTTGTTTTGATTCTAGTACAGGTTTTAAACTTTCTACTGGTGCAGAACGTTCTCCTGATGCTAGTTGGATAAAGTTAGAAAGATGGAATGGTTTGACACCGGAACAGCAGAAAAGGTTTGCTCCTATTTGTCCTGATTTTTTAATTGAGTTACGTTCTGCTACTGATAGTTTACAATCTTTAAAGGATAAGATGAATGAATATATGCAAGAACCTGGTATACAGTTGGGGTTGTTAATTGACCGTCAAAATCGGCAGGTTTATGTTTATCGTTCTGGGGAAGTTGAGGAATGTTTGGAAAGTCCTGATGTTGTTAATTGTGATTCTATTTTACCTGGATTTGTTTTGCAGATGGGGAAGATTTGGTAGGTATGATATTAAGAACATGGGTAAGCTGTTATGCAGCAGTTCAGTTCTTCAAGGGTCATCGGCATATTTGTCTTTCCAATATCAATTTAGAATTTTATTCCTAGTTGTCCATTAAAACCACGTATAGAATGATATCCAGCACCGAGAAAAATATTTTTAGTGGCGTTTGCGTGGACACCACCAGAAAAAGCAACTCCCTTATCTTCTGAATAGTAACCCACTCCCACATAAGGGGAAATTACAGGTAATTTGAGAAATTTTAAGATGTCTGCACCTGTAGCACCATCTTCACCTGTTCCCACTTCAAAACCTAAACTTAATGCTTTGGCACCTACAGCATAAGTAACATCACCATCTTTTCCACCTACAGAAACCCAAGGTTGAGGTATAATTTGTGCTGATGCTTGACTGGGATTGAATAATACTAAAAAACCCAAGGATGTGATTAGTGTTTTGATAATAACTGATGATTTCATTTGTTTTTCTGGATATTAAGTTTGTCTACTTTTGAAAAGTTATTCCCTATTTAAAAATCTCACGCAAAACCGCAAAGATACAAAGTCAGAAAGGAAGAGAATGATTAGGTGTGATCTAATTCCATGAAAACTACTTTGAATATACAACAATTTATGAGACGTATTTTCATAGTATTGGTAAAATTCGCCGAATTTATAGACAAATATAGTCATCTCTAGTCATTAATCACACAGAAGTCAGCTAAAATCACTTATACAGCTTTTCTTGTGCAAAGGGAACTGAGCAAGAATTTTGTGCATTATCAGATCTAAGATATGTTAGTATATATGGGCGAATATTCATAGAAACTAGCTAGTGTATGCAAGTAGTCGAGCGGCATATCATTCAAAGAAATCATCCCCATTATCAGGAGATTGATAAATTATGTTTTGCTGCCAAAAACCTCTACAATTATGCTAACTTTCACATTCGCCAAAGTTTCATCTTTGCTCAAAAATATCTTGACTACAATTGTTTAGCAAAACAATTAAAAGGGACAGAACCATACCAGGCCTTACCAGCCAAAGTAGCCCAACAAGTATTATTAGGACTACATCGCAACTGGTTAAGTTTTTTTGCAGCAATTAAAGCTTATGCAGAAGATAAATCCAAATTTTTAGGTAGACCCAAATTACCTAAATATAAACACAAAGAAAAAGGTAGACATTTATTAGTTTATACAGCCCAAGCAGTGAGTAAACCCAAAATGAAATCTGGGTTGATTCATCTGTCACAAACACAGATTCACATTCCTACAAAAGTAGATTATTGTTATCTAAATCAAGTAAGAATTGTCCCCAAGATTGACCATTATGTAGTAGAAGTTGTCTATGAAAAAGAGGAAACAGATTATGGTTTAGACAGTAATGCTATAGCAGCGATTGATTTAGGCATAGATAATCTAGCAACCTTAACATCAAACCAGCCGGGATTTACACCAGTTCTGGTTTCCGGGCGGATTATCAAATCAATTAATCGTTATTATAATCAAAGAAAAGCCAATTTACAATCTTTACTACCTGCACATCAAAAGACCTCTAAACGATTACAAAGTTTAACTAAAAAACGGAATTTTCGAGTAGATGATTATCTGCATAAAGCCAGTCGCTTAATTATTAACCATTTAGTCAAGTGTGGGATTGGGACTTTAGTAATAGGTCAAAATTCCTTGTGGAAACAGAATGGGAATTTGGGCAGTAGAAATAATCAAAACTTTGTTTGTATTCCCCATACTCGATTTGTACAGCAGTTGAGTTATAAAGCGAAATTAGTGGGGATAAATGTATTGGTTTCTGAGGAGTCTTACACTTCTGTAGCTTCTTTTTTAGACCAAGATGTGATTCCTACTTATGGCAAAGTTGACTCGAAAGAAGTTAAATTTAGTGGTCGCAGAATCAAAAGTAAACTTTATAGAGCAGGTAATGGTTTATTCATTCATGCTGATGTCAATGGTAGTTTGAATATTTTACGAAAAGTAGTCCCGACAGCTTTTAGTCTAGGGATAGGGGGCGTTGTAGTTCGCCCCGTCGGGGTTATTCCCGGCCAACGAAAGGCATGAGATATTTGTCTATGTTTTTTGGAACTATAGAACCCATTTGGGATCTATCTAACCAGTGGCTAGTCTTTTAAGCATGAGGCGCGCCAAACAAAGATTAATCTTGGTGGTGGCATGATCCAAAGTGCGCTCAAAATTTTTGACTAGACTTTTACAGCGTTCCATCCAAGAGTTGGTTCTTTCTATGACCCATCTGGCTTTAACTAGCACAAAGCCTGTTTTTCCCTCTTTCTACTTTTGAGTTTTTGAAGGTTTTGGTGATAACTGGAACTTAATCTTGGTCATAATAGCCGGATCAACTTTCTTCATAACTTAATTAGTAACTAAA from Okeanomitos corallinicola TIOX110 includes the following:
- a CDS encoding ATP-binding protein, whose amino-acid sequence is MFQATRRRLALWYTAVTAILLLLFATGVYLYVRSTLVERIDDTLNHVVEVVERSLVIEPVNFQANKLRVNIEASFRNNADNGEDDRIDLEWFSPTGELQWSTFSEPLHIPIHGHRIGETVRLVGMGGWGDSELLLRQVTHRVEMGRQVLGYLRVSHPWFEVTKPSRQLIFDLALGSGLMVLSVAASGWFLSGKAMEPVGESYQRLKQFTADASHELRSPIALIQTNVQVALADLDLESSNISDYRQQLRLIERITQRLGRLVNDLLFLARQDSGISQDVFSSCPLDALLIEVVEEQQVLAKEKAITLTLNLVDPPLELDPELQENWLTLIGNWDELVRLFTNLIGNALQYTPTQGSVEVELQRLVGIRYSVSYLQIKISDTGVGIPGESLPQLFDRFYRVDPARTHQGRESQKITTGSGLGLAIAQAIVEHHQGQIQVDSIVGKGTTFTVILPVSFD
- a CDS encoding DUF2267 domain-containing protein, with protein sequence MPIAIRNDITYTLLKKIKETGEGMHEVHFHQNDFPSHRITISDFLGHLDYLNQKHYINAEFTGNAYATQADVPDLVHPQEFDLRIANTLGAPDGPLPHLITFKKAEMTEKGQKLLEKLEVNPPIISDEKQTIAIAEKDLPFLEKVMVKSGLSDIFDARDLTEVVFRVMRDLMTTEAADRVEAELHEAAEISEDKSLQLEIADLWHDTNPIVSFLSRIRPPLQPRGIFRGIDSDRFLFRVANEGGMPSNVNVEKVIKAVFSATKNELSAARIQEISTWLPDKIRQLWEQA
- a CDS encoding chromosome segregation ATPase, whose protein sequence is MTERDISNNWSPTRARKPDQSTQLSRTPEVGTTQSSGVPATGYNLKSVTQQQDKNSETLPTNHSEPKFNINGIVEKLPRWMKSWVLWSIVLTVVPSGIGFISMSMLLKLPSAPNCPQIFWPLASASVRLHCASLAASKQNVNDLLQAIALVRDLPKDHPLRGQINDLLEEWSRDILQLADQSFQSGNLDEAIATARQIPENLEARSIVEEQITKWQSIWSKAEEIYQKSETELQERRWQSAFMLSAKLLRVNNRYWSTTKYDELNNIIVTAREDGDKLDQAESLARRRSVDNLLEAIKLANSISSNSYLHQKAQELIPDFGRKILDLAEARMKRRDADRALEIARQIPSIPSLQSEIDDFIVLGEAKRSAWVGTVTGLEVAISQAQQIDASREIYNQAQELISRWQIEIEDVSRLDKARNLASQGTINYLNAAISEAQMIPNNNPRAQEARTEMSRWRSQVESIEDQPFLDRAEQMALLVDPVSLQAAIAEASQIRSGRALYPAAQKKIKNWTAQIQRIQDQPYLDEARMAASSGDLNTAISKARRLANSGRALAGEAQTDIDSWQEQIRARDNWRKARQVAVTGTPEALVEAIRLADQVSSRNILRMDVNVAIDQWSQQILQIAISQSTSDITRGIETARLVPRGSSAYTDAQQQIRTWKRFLMPPPAPVATPDLLPTPSFTPVPITEQSSDPIDDNL
- the hslO gene encoding Hsp33 family molecular chaperone HslO; the encoded protein is MADQLIRATAAGGGIRAVGVLTTRLTEEARVRHKLSYVATAALGRTMSAGLLMASSMKRHGSRVNVRVKGDGPLGGILVDAGLDGTVRGYVQNPSVELPPNAKGKLDVGGAVGNGYLYVVRDIGYGYPYSSTVQLVSGEIGDDIAHYLVSSEQTPSALVLGVFVGSEGVTAAGGILIQVLPKAARDEALVATLESRVSALSGFTPLLQAGKTLPEIFHDLLGDMELSIFSDTQMLRFHCGCSFEKVLGALKILGEAELEDMMIKDDGAEATCDFCGNVYQANSEHLNQLIVDLRTEASSSSQV
- a CDS encoding Uma2 family endonuclease is translated as MFSSPLVLQMPASMTDDQFFEFCQLNGDLKIERNKFGEISIMPPTGSETGNRNFNLAGQLYVWSEKDGTGICFDSSTGFKLSTGAERSPDASWIKLERWNGLTPEQQKRFAPICPDFLIELRSATDSLQSLKDKMNEYMQEPGIQLGLLIDRQNRQVYVYRSGEVEECLESPDVVNCDSILPGFVLQMGKIW
- a CDS encoding transposase, whose amino-acid sequence is MQVVERHIIQRNHPHYQEIDKLCFAAKNLYNYANFHIRQSFIFAQKYLDYNCLAKQLKGTEPYQALPAKVAQQVLLGLHRNWLSFFAAIKAYAEDKSKFLGRPKLPKYKHKEKGRHLLVYTAQAVSKPKMKSGLIHLSQTQIHIPTKVDYCYLNQVRIVPKIDHYVVEVVYEKEETDYGLDSNAIAAIDLGIDNLATLTSNQPGFTPVLVSGRIIKSINRYYNQRKANLQSLLPAHQKTSKRLQSLTKKRNFRVDDYLHKASRLIINHLVKCGIGTLVIGQNSLWKQNGNLGSRNNQNFVCIPHTRFVQQLSYKAKLVGINVLVSEESYTSVASFLDQDVIPTYGKVDSKEVKFSGRRIKSKLYRAGNGLFIHADVNGSLNILRKVVPTAFSLGIGGVVVRPVGVIPGQRKA